The following proteins are encoded in a genomic region of Nomascus leucogenys isolate Asia chromosome 17, Asia_NLE_v1, whole genome shotgun sequence:
- the LOC100605938 gene encoding speedy protein E2B-like, with protein MGNIMTWYLPHPQDEQSPQRSTSGYPLQEVVDDKVSGPSAPGVDHSPPGRSFCQKRKKEWSDESEESSEEPQKELKRQRVLLVLPEHHEAFNRLLEDPVIKRFLAWDKDLRVSDKYLLAMVIAYFRRAGLLSWQYQRIHFFLALYLANDMEEDDEAPKQNIFYFLYGNTRSHIPLFHKRQFQLRRSTNWRAREIRSQIALFHKLRFQFFCSMRCRAWVSPEELEEIQAYDPQHWVWARDRARLS; from the exons ATGGGAAACATCATGACCTGGTATCTACCGCACCCCCAGGATGAGCAGAGCCCCCAGCGGAGCACCTCGGGGTACCCCCTCCAGGAGGTGGTGGATGATAAAGTGTCGGGACCATCAG CCCCTGGGGTAGATCACAGCCCCCCAGGTAGGTCCTTTtgccagaaaaggaagaaggagtgGTCGGACGAATCTGAGGAGTCGTCGGAGGAGCCACAGAAGGAGCTCAAGCGACAGCGAGTGTTGCTCGTGCTCCCTGAGCACCACGAGGCCTTCAACAGGCTGCTTG AGGATCCTGTCATTAAAAGATTCCTGGCCTGGGACAAAGATCTGAGGGTGTCAGACAAG TACCTCCTGGCTATGGTCATAGCGTATTTTAGGCGGGCCGGCCTCCTCTCCTGGCAATACCAACGCATTCATTTCTTCCTGGCTCT CTACCTGGCCAATGACATGGAGGAGGACGACGAGGCCCCCAAACAAAACATCTTCTACTTCCTGTATGGGAATACCCGCTCTCACATACCCTTGTTCCATAAGCGTCAGTTCCAGTTACGCCGTTCCACGAACTGGAGGGCCAGGGAGATCCGCTCTCAGATAGCCTTGTTCCACAAGCTTCGGTTCCAGTTCTTCTGTTCCATGCGCTGCAGGGCTTGGGTTTCCCCGGAGGAGttggaggag ATCCAGGCTTATGACCCACAGCACTGGGTGTGGGCGCGAGATCGCGCCCGCCTTTCCTAG